The Aminithiophilus ramosus genome contains a region encoding:
- a CDS encoding CRISPR-associated endonuclease Cas1: MAQILCFERPVTLSRKNGTLGITGIDGTVRTLPLLQISELFALAGATVEPSLASLLAETRTPLHSFGPDGYEGSWMPFHGLLAGRTAFAQYRALCDGDRRRELGLRLLKAAMLFRLAWVRQLRPGEEEHWEERYLAIYREARVYPQRPLRLALEAVEVVDAARRQAWGLSLRSCRIAADLWLALTIGTFRDLSLDPWCSLVTEKRSFPLARDLAFLLEPSFVEAFGDGLPGRSDLWAPLLEDHLRRPFARDGGRVWSLRSLALREGYLLLGAIQSGGIYRPAKNVEVTIRESA; encoded by the coding sequence ATGGCCCAGATTCTCTGTTTCGAGCGGCCCGTGACGCTTTCCCGCAAGAACGGCACGCTGGGGATCACCGGTATCGACGGGACGGTGAGGACCCTTCCGCTGCTTCAGATTTCGGAGCTTTTCGCCCTTGCGGGTGCCACCGTCGAACCTTCTCTGGCGAGCCTTCTCGCCGAGACGCGGACGCCCCTCCATTCCTTCGGGCCCGACGGCTACGAGGGTTCCTGGATGCCCTTCCACGGCCTTCTGGCCGGAAGGACGGCCTTCGCGCAGTACCGGGCTCTCTGCGACGGGGATCGCCGCAGAGAGCTGGGGCTGCGCCTTCTCAAGGCGGCCATGCTGTTTCGGCTGGCCTGGGTGAGGCAGCTTCGCCCGGGGGAGGAGGAACATTGGGAAGAGCGGTATCTCGCCATCTACCGGGAGGCTCGGGTTTACCCGCAGCGCCCCCTGCGGCTCGCCCTCGAAGCCGTCGAGGTCGTCGACGCGGCGCGCCGTCAGGCCTGGGGGCTTTCTCTGCGAAGCTGCCGCATCGCCGCCGATCTCTGGCTGGCCCTGACGATCGGCACCTTCCGCGATCTTTCCCTCGACCCCTGGTGTTCGCTGGTGACGGAGAAGCGGTCTTTTCCCCTGGCGAGGGATCTAGCCTTTCTGCTCGAGCCTTCGTTCGTGGAAGCCTTCGGCGACGGGCTGCCCGGCAGGTCCGATTTATGGGCTCCCCTCCTGGAAGACCATCTTCGCCGCCCCTTCGCCCGAGACGGCGGACGGGTATGGAGCCTGAGGAGTCTGGCCCTGCGGGAAGGGTATCTCCTTCTGGGAGCCATCCAGTCCGGCGGGATCTACCGTCCCGCCAAGAATGTGGAGGTGACGATCCGTGAGTCTGCTTGA
- the cas1 gene encoding CRISPR-associated endonuclease Cas1 codes for MDKKGLEVLHGYRGPHLSLFCGADEDQNPFFLLRSAQMRVLNDAGQRLAAARWLLRGVLAVYRIWQCWTKAPVEAILKRTAPAIEEAPDIESLRGVEGAFHRDLFDLWQEAFGAPWHFEERNRRPPRDPINAFLSYGNSIVYSLCVPPIQRKYLHSALSILHEPGARRHSLALDMAELYKPLLVEAPLWTLLKRKGLLPDMTVTDIDGCRLSAESRQIFRRAMRDVLFPLYVEESRDRWGWPLFFWENLETTAAELGRRCLRGDFSGHWFPSGLVWPRSKLLEDCMPYLCRTL; via the coding sequence GTGGATAAGAAAGGGCTGGAGGTGCTTCACGGCTACCGCGGTCCCCATCTTTCTCTCTTCTGCGGCGCCGACGAGGATCAGAATCCCTTTTTCCTGCTCCGGTCGGCTCAGATGAGGGTCCTGAACGACGCCGGGCAGAGGCTGGCCGCGGCCCGATGGCTGCTGCGCGGCGTCCTGGCCGTCTACCGCATCTGGCAGTGCTGGACGAAGGCTCCCGTCGAGGCGATCCTGAAACGGACGGCCCCGGCCATCGAGGAGGCCCCGGATATCGAGTCCCTCCGCGGCGTCGAAGGGGCCTTCCATCGCGACCTGTTCGACCTCTGGCAGGAGGCCTTCGGGGCCCCCTGGCATTTCGAGGAGCGCAACCGCCGCCCGCCCCGCGACCCGATCAACGCCTTTCTTTCCTACGGCAACAGCATCGTCTACTCCCTCTGCGTTCCTCCCATCCAGAGGAAGTATCTCCATTCGGCCCTGTCGATCCTCCACGAGCCGGGAGCCCGAAGGCACAGTCTGGCTCTCGATATGGCCGAGCTGTACAAACCGCTGCTCGTGGAGGCCCCCCTCTGGACGCTGTTGAAGCGCAAAGGCCTGTTGCCGGACATGACCGTCACCGATATCGACGGATGCCGCCTTTCCGCCGAGAGCCGCCAGATCTTCCGCCGGGCCATGAGAGACGTCCTCTTCCCCCTCTACGTCGAGGAATCCCGCGACCGCTGGGGATGGCCCCTTTTTTTCTGGGAGAACCTGGAGACGACGGCGGCCGAACTCGGCCGTCGCTGCCTCCGGGGCGATTTCAGCGGCCACTGGTTTCCCTCGGGGCTTGTCTGGCCGCGGTCGAAACTTCTCGAAGACTGTATGCCCTATCTCTGCAGGACGCTTTAG
- a CDS encoding glycerate kinase type-2 family protein, which yields MKLRHEARAVAEAALEAVRPGPALERFLEGRLFPGRVVVIAVGKAAWPMAAVARKILGDRVTAGLVVTKEGHGGGELGPWTIVEAGHPLPDRRSEEAAARALDGVSGLGEDDVVLLLLSGGGSALMEKPLPGLSLDDLASLTDRLLRRGADIVEINSLRKRLSAVKAGRLARAAFPAQVLTLALSDVLGDRLDSIASGPAWPDGTTSEEALAVARRYGLELSPVMEERLKEETAKALPNVEGHVIGGVSHLCRAAADEARRRGFSPLLLTTSYDGEARELGRLFGSVAREIVRSGHPVAPPCAVLVGGESVVHVRGGGRGGRNQECALAAARSLDGMEGVAFLALGSDGTDGPTDAAGGLVDGGTWRRLAAAGLDGRALLDDNDAYRALEAAGDLLRTGPTGTNVNDLALLLVEG from the coding sequence ATGAAGCTGCGACACGAGGCGCGGGCCGTCGCCGAGGCGGCCCTCGAGGCCGTCCGGCCCGGTCCGGCCCTGGAACGTTTTCTCGAAGGGAGGCTCTTCCCGGGGCGGGTCGTCGTCATCGCCGTCGGCAAGGCCGCCTGGCCCATGGCCGCCGTGGCCCGGAAGATCCTGGGCGATCGGGTCACGGCGGGCCTCGTCGTCACCAAAGAGGGCCACGGCGGGGGCGAGCTGGGGCCCTGGACGATCGTCGAGGCCGGTCATCCCCTGCCGGACCGCCGCTCCGAGGAGGCCGCCGCTCGCGCCCTCGACGGAGTCTCCGGCCTGGGCGAAGACGACGTGGTCCTCCTGCTCCTCTCGGGAGGCGGATCGGCCCTCATGGAAAAGCCCCTGCCCGGCCTCTCCCTCGACGACCTGGCCTCCCTGACGGATCGGCTTCTGAGGCGGGGGGCCGACATCGTCGAAATCAACAGCCTCCGCAAGCGCCTCTCGGCCGTCAAGGCCGGCCGCCTGGCCCGGGCCGCCTTTCCGGCCCAGGTCCTCACCCTGGCCCTCTCCGACGTCCTCGGCGACCGCCTCGACAGCATCGCCTCGGGCCCGGCCTGGCCCGACGGGACGACGTCGGAGGAGGCCCTCGCCGTCGCCCGGCGCTACGGCCTGGAGCTCTCCCCGGTCATGGAGGAGCGCCTGAAGGAGGAGACGGCCAAGGCTCTGCCCAACGTCGAGGGGCACGTGATCGGCGGCGTCTCCCACCTCTGCCGGGCCGCCGCCGACGAGGCCCGGCGGCGCGGATTTTCCCCCCTGCTCCTGACGACCTCCTACGACGGCGAGGCCCGCGAGCTGGGACGCCTCTTCGGCTCCGTGGCCCGCGAAATCGTCCGGTCGGGCCACCCGGTCGCCCCTCCCTGCGCCGTCCTCGTCGGCGGCGAATCGGTCGTCCACGTCCGGGGAGGAGGGCGAGGGGGGCGCAACCAGGAGTGCGCCCTCGCCGCGGCCCGCTCCCTCGACGGGATGGAGGGCGTCGCCTTCCTGGCTTTGGGCTCGGACGGCACCGACGGCCCCACCGACGCCGCGGGGGGCCTCGTCGACGGCGGCACCTGGCGGCGCCTCGCCGCGGCCGGACTGGACGGCCGGGCCCTCCTGGACGACAACGACGCCTACCGGGCCCTGGAGGCCGCAGGCGATCTTCTGCGGACGGGGCCCACGGGCACCAACGTCAACGACCTGGCTCTGCTGCTGGTGGAAGGCTGA
- a CDS encoding AbgT family transporter, translating into MSANDKSRTSAKKGRFEGFIKGVEVVGNRLPHPFWLFVILALTSILLSWVLARSGVSVTYLAASSKAGELPSETTVAVRNLMSYEALRPFFADFVKTYINFAPLGLIMVMMLGIGLVEQTGFISALMRKTILGAPSYMVTAVLAVVGINANLASDAGIIFTPAIGGAVFKALGRNPAVGIIAGFAAACGGFSANFFIAGTDALLAGITESAAKGMGIVAPTHPLINWYFMIAATITVTVVTTVITEKFTVPMLGDGGPKDASYLAEHAVKAEENRGLRWALWTTLLSLALLFLLTLPQSSFFRAADGSILPRSPLLSSVVAILFFLFFFVGMAYGFGAGTLRKASDVPKLMQDGLQGSLSFLVVALPAAMFIQLFNASNLTTVLAVKGAAALKALNLGGIPLLLMFIVLCSFLNLFMISGSAKWLILAPIFVPMFSMVGFSPALTQIAYRIGDTTTNIVSPLSYYIPVIIGLLEQYRKEGDEPVGIGTIISLEIPYSLAFLVCFSLQVIVWYLLNLPLGPGTGLFM; encoded by the coding sequence GTGTCCGCAAACGACAAGAGCCGCACCAGCGCGAAAAAAGGCAGGTTCGAGGGATTCATCAAAGGCGTCGAAGTCGTCGGCAACAGGCTGCCCCACCCCTTCTGGCTATTCGTCATCCTCGCCCTCACGTCCATCCTTCTCTCCTGGGTCCTGGCCCGGTCGGGCGTCTCCGTCACCTATCTGGCCGCCTCGTCCAAGGCGGGAGAGCTGCCGTCGGAGACGACGGTGGCCGTCAGGAACCTCATGAGCTACGAGGCGCTCCGCCCCTTCTTCGCCGACTTCGTTAAAACCTACATCAACTTCGCCCCCCTGGGGCTCATCATGGTCATGATGCTCGGCATCGGACTCGTCGAGCAGACCGGTTTCATCTCGGCCCTCATGCGCAAGACCATCCTCGGCGCCCCTTCCTACATGGTCACGGCCGTCCTGGCCGTCGTCGGCATCAACGCCAACCTGGCCTCCGACGCCGGAATCATCTTCACCCCCGCCATCGGCGGCGCCGTCTTCAAGGCCCTGGGCCGCAACCCGGCCGTGGGCATCATCGCCGGGTTCGCCGCCGCCTGCGGCGGCTTCAGCGCCAACTTCTTCATCGCCGGCACCGACGCCCTGCTGGCGGGCATCACCGAATCGGCCGCCAAGGGCATGGGCATCGTCGCTCCCACCCATCCCCTCATCAACTGGTACTTCATGATCGCCGCCACGATCACCGTCACCGTCGTCACGACGGTCATCACCGAGAAATTCACCGTCCCCATGCTGGGCGACGGCGGTCCCAAAGACGCCTCCTACCTGGCCGAACACGCCGTCAAGGCCGAGGAGAACCGCGGCCTGCGCTGGGCCCTCTGGACGACGCTCCTCTCCCTGGCCCTCCTCTTTCTGCTCACCCTTCCCCAGAGCTCCTTCTTCCGCGCCGCCGACGGATCGATCCTTCCCCGGTCGCCCCTTCTTTCCAGCGTCGTGGCCATCCTCTTCTTCCTCTTCTTCTTCGTCGGCATGGCCTACGGCTTCGGCGCCGGAACGCTCAGAAAGGCCTCCGACGTCCCCAAGCTGATGCAGGACGGCCTCCAGGGGAGCCTGAGCTTCCTCGTCGTCGCCCTCCCGGCGGCCATGTTCATCCAGCTCTTCAACGCCAGCAACCTCACGACGGTTCTGGCCGTCAAGGGCGCCGCGGCTCTGAAGGCCCTCAACCTGGGCGGCATCCCGCTCCTGCTCATGTTCATCGTCCTCTGTTCCTTCCTGAACCTCTTCATGATCAGCGGGTCGGCCAAATGGCTCATCCTGGCCCCCATCTTCGTCCCCATGTTCTCCATGGTCGGCTTCTCCCCCGCCTTGACGCAGATCGCCTACCGCATCGGCGACACGACGACGAACATCGTCTCGCCCCTTTCCTACTACATCCCCGTCATCATCGGCCTTCTCGAACAGTACCGGAAGGAAGGGGACGAGCCCGTCGGCATCGGCACCATCATCTCGCTGGAAATCCCCTACTCGCTGGCCTTCCTCGTCTGCTTCTCCCTCCAGGTCATCGTCTGGTACCTCCTCAACCTGCCTCTCGGCCCGGGAACGGGGCTGTTCATGTAA
- a CDS encoding amidohydrolase, whose amino-acid sequence MTDRGKEDLTALRRLLHRHAERGWEEFWTTAFVAASLERLGFSLRLGADAVEAASAMGRPDGKALARARERALSWGADRALIERLGDWTGLVALFDTGRPGPVTAFRFDLDAVETAECRQAGHRPFDEGFASLDETTAHACGHDGHMAVGLALAGRIAALAPDLTGRIKLLFQPAEEGVRGGRAMTEKGHLDDVDVLFGFHLAGQFASGAVGAGCSDFLCTTKVDVAFRGVAAHAGMAPNEGKNALLAAATAVLGLHAIAPHRDGASRVNVGVLRAGTGRNVVPDRAELLFETRGQTAAIDRYVYERALEVLDGAARSQGVSVETRLAGGAVDGTSHPDLVALVAEKARAVGFTDVSLEGRIGGSEDFSWMMRRVDERGGRACHFIVGADRTAGHHNGRFDFDESVLPRAVDLFEALLRDRAGRGDDLRR is encoded by the coding sequence GTGACCGATCGCGGAAAAGAAGATCTCACGGCCCTGCGCCGCCTGCTTCACCGCCACGCCGAGCGGGGCTGGGAGGAGTTCTGGACGACGGCCTTCGTCGCCGCCTCTCTGGAAAGGCTGGGTTTTTCCCTTCGCCTCGGCGCCGACGCCGTCGAGGCGGCCTCGGCCATGGGGCGGCCCGACGGGAAGGCCCTGGCCCGAGCCCGTGAGAGGGCCCTTTCCTGGGGGGCCGACCGTGCCCTGATCGAGCGTCTCGGCGACTGGACGGGCCTGGTGGCCCTCTTCGACACGGGCCGTCCCGGTCCCGTGACGGCCTTCCGCTTCGACCTCGACGCCGTCGAGACGGCCGAGTGTCGCCAGGCCGGACACCGCCCCTTCGACGAGGGCTTCGCCTCTCTCGACGAAACGACGGCCCACGCCTGCGGCCACGACGGGCACATGGCCGTCGGTCTCGCCCTGGCCGGACGGATCGCCGCCCTCGCCCCGGACCTGACGGGGCGGATCAAGCTGCTTTTCCAGCCCGCCGAGGAGGGGGTCCGCGGCGGACGGGCCATGACGGAAAAGGGCCATCTCGATGACGTCGACGTCCTCTTCGGTTTCCACCTGGCCGGCCAGTTCGCCAGCGGCGCCGTCGGCGCCGGATGCAGCGACTTCCTCTGCACGACCAAGGTCGATGTCGCCTTCCGGGGGGTGGCGGCCCACGCCGGGATGGCCCCGAACGAGGGGAAAAACGCCCTGCTGGCGGCGGCGACGGCCGTCCTGGGCCTCCATGCCATCGCCCCCCACCGCGACGGCGCCAGCCGCGTCAACGTCGGCGTCCTCCGGGCCGGGACGGGGCGCAACGTCGTCCCCGACAGGGCCGAACTCCTCTTCGAGACGCGGGGGCAGACGGCGGCCATCGACCGCTACGTCTACGAGCGGGCCCTGGAGGTCCTCGACGGGGCGGCCCGCTCCCAGGGCGTCTCCGTCGAGACGCGCCTGGCCGGAGGGGCCGTCGACGGGACGAGCCATCCCGATCTGGTCGCCCTCGTCGCCGAGAAGGCCCGGGCCGTCGGCTTCACCGACGTCTCCCTCGAAGGGCGGATCGGCGGCAGCGAGGACTTCTCGTGGATGATGAGGCGCGTCGACGAGAGGGGCGGCCGGGCCTGCCACTTCATCGTCGGTGCCGACAGGACGGCGGGCCACCACAACGGCCGCTTCGATTTCGACGAATCCGTCCTGCCCCGGGCCGTCGACCTCTTCGAGGCCCTCCTGCGGGACCGCGCCGGGAGGGGGGATGACCTTCGACGATAG
- a CDS encoding M20 metallopeptidase family protein has product MSVSETVVLLSRKREEEIRAWRRAIHRRPGLGMNVEETASLVAAALESMGLDVRTGIGGTGVVALLGSSGPTVALRADMDALSMREETGLPFASEIEGRMHACGHDAHTAMLLGAAAVLSEGWEGRGRIKFVFQPAEECAPTGGAPAMIADGVLEDPDVGAMAALHVWPGLETGRVGVREGAIMAASDRLDLVVRGRSAHGSMPEEGVDAIVIAAQVVSALQSVVSRSVSASDAAVFSLGTVRGGCRYNVIADEVRLEGTLRSLDARVRAFLPEKIGAVARGVATAMGGDCEVLYERGYPPTVNDGAVVALFRRVAADLLGPAALEEIARPTLGGEDFSFFAEKVPSVFFWLGCRPASADGATFPPLHNARFAPDEAAFPLGTALLAGTALKLLDRLNEEGSL; this is encoded by the coding sequence ATGTCCGTCAGCGAGACTGTTGTTCTGTTGTCCCGAAAAAGGGAAGAGGAGATCCGTGCCTGGCGCCGGGCCATTCACCGACGGCCCGGCCTGGGAATGAACGTGGAGGAGACGGCCTCCCTCGTCGCCGCCGCGCTGGAATCGATGGGCCTCGACGTCCGCACCGGCATAGGCGGGACGGGCGTCGTCGCCCTTCTGGGATCGTCGGGGCCGACGGTGGCCCTCCGGGCCGACATGGATGCCCTGTCCATGCGCGAGGAGACGGGCCTTCCCTTCGCCTCCGAGATCGAGGGGCGGATGCATGCCTGCGGCCACGACGCCCACACGGCCATGCTGCTCGGGGCCGCCGCCGTCCTCTCCGAGGGGTGGGAGGGGCGGGGGCGGATCAAGTTCGTCTTCCAGCCCGCCGAGGAGTGCGCTCCGACGGGAGGCGCCCCGGCCATGATCGCCGACGGCGTCCTCGAGGACCCCGACGTCGGCGCCATGGCGGCCCTCCACGTCTGGCCCGGGCTGGAGACGGGCCGGGTGGGCGTCCGCGAGGGGGCCATCATGGCCGCCTCGGACCGCCTCGACCTCGTCGTGAGGGGAAGAAGCGCCCACGGCTCCATGCCCGAGGAGGGCGTCGACGCCATCGTCATCGCCGCCCAGGTCGTCTCGGCCCTCCAGAGCGTCGTCTCCCGATCGGTGAGCGCCTCCGACGCCGCCGTCTTCTCCCTGGGCACCGTCCGGGGAGGCTGCCGCTACAACGTCATCGCCGACGAGGTCCGCCTCGAGGGGACGCTGCGCTCCCTCGACGCCCGCGTCCGGGCCTTCCTGCCCGAGAAGATCGGCGCCGTGGCCCGGGGCGTGGCGACGGCCATGGGGGGCGACTGCGAGGTCCTCTACGAGAGGGGCTATCCGCCGACGGTCAACGACGGCGCCGTCGTCGCCCTCTTCCGCCGGGTCGCCGCCGATCTTCTCGGCCCCGCGGCCCTGGAGGAGATCGCCAGGCCGACGCTCGGCGGCGAGGATTTCTCCTTCTTCGCCGAAAAGGTGCCCTCCGTCTTCTTCTGGCTGGGCTGCCGTCCCGCCTCGGCCGACGGGGCGACCTTCCCCCCCCTGCACAACGCCCGTTTCGCCCCCGACGAGGCGGCCTTCCCCCTGGGGACGGCCCTTCTCGCGGGGACGGCCCTGAAACTTCTGGACAGACTGAACGAGGAGGGATCGCTGTGA
- a CDS encoding IclR family transcriptional regulator yields MSRLDKGLQILRQLSEPPFSHSLASLASAVDMTKGGVHKVLSMLVDEAFVAQDGDSKLYRLGPALYRMGVVYANEKGLNEAALPVMELIGKLTKETVSVGIRDGDRAFLALSVESPHLIRLKRRLGVTMPPNAGAIGKLLAAYHDPQRMEAFLRSLDLAREGRGCPAPFLDVDALLEEYAAIRRQGYALSLNESVADTLGLSVPVPDRMGRVWACLCIAGPRERLPLEKALAFLPVLRSGAEDITARLS; encoded by the coding sequence TTGAGTCGGCTCGACAAGGGACTTCAGATTCTCCGCCAGCTCAGCGAGCCGCCCTTCTCCCACAGCCTGGCCTCTCTGGCCTCGGCGGTGGACATGACGAAGGGCGGCGTCCACAAGGTCCTCTCCATGCTCGTCGACGAGGCCTTCGTCGCCCAGGATGGCGATTCCAAACTGTACCGCCTCGGTCCGGCCCTCTACCGCATGGGCGTCGTCTACGCCAACGAGAAGGGGCTCAACGAGGCGGCCCTTCCCGTCATGGAGCTCATCGGCAAGCTGACGAAGGAGACCGTCTCCGTGGGAATCCGCGACGGTGACCGGGCCTTCCTGGCCCTCAGCGTCGAAAGTCCTCACCTGATCCGCCTCAAGCGCCGTCTCGGCGTGACGATGCCCCCCAACGCCGGGGCCATCGGCAAGCTCCTGGCCGCCTACCACGACCCTCAGAGGATGGAGGCCTTCCTGCGCTCCCTCGACCTGGCCCGCGAGGGGCGGGGCTGCCCCGCCCCCTTCCTCGACGTCGATGCCCTCCTGGAGGAGTACGCCGCCATCCGCCGCCAGGGCTACGCCCTCAGTCTCAACGAGAGCGTCGCCGACACGCTGGGCCTCTCCGTCCCCGTGCCGGACCGGATGGGGCGCGTCTGGGCCTGCCTGTGCATCGCCGGTCCCCGGGAGCGTCTTCCCCTGGAGAAGGCCCTGGCCTTCCTGCCCGTCCTGCGCAGCGGCGCCGAGGACATCACGGCCCGTCTGAGCTGA
- a CDS encoding ArsR/SmtB family transcription factor — protein MREILSFCRVLASPVRLKILALLARRPLCVNALARRLDLSAGAVSQHLRLLREEGLVIDDKRGLFVHYRRDDEAFRQGLEALRRFWEKREEDDGGEERDGN, from the coding sequence TTGAGAGAGATTCTTTCCTTCTGCCGCGTCCTGGCCTCGCCCGTCCGCCTGAAGATCCTGGCCCTGCTGGCCCGGCGGCCTCTCTGCGTCAACGCCCTGGCCCGGCGGCTGGATCTTTCGGCCGGAGCGGTGTCGCAGCACCTCCGTCTGCTCCGGGAGGAGGGGCTGGTGATCGACGACAAGCGGGGCCTTTTCGTCCACTACCGCCGCGACGACGAGGCTTTTCGGCAGGGGCTGGAGGCCCTGAGGCGCTTCTGGGAGAAGAGGGAGGAAGACGATGGAGGAGAGGAACGCGATGGGAACTGA
- a CDS encoding ABC transporter ATP-binding protein has translation MGTDGAAFEVRELTKDFGPLRAVDGLSFAVAPGEIFGFLGPNGAGKTTTIRMLTGLARPTAGRIFFFGRERTGDIKGAQHLMGIVADDDNLYPEMTGRANLEFCGALYGMERGERRERAGELLERFGLAPAAERRFGAYSKGMRRRLVLAAALIHRPPILFLDEPTTGIDVASARSIRSLLDAMRREGTTIFLTTHYIEEAQRLCDRIAFIAEGRLAALGTTEDLLASAREDNAVDFVLAGPAAPLKEALEEAFPGVTCRAEGGTLFVRSARSLGLEPFMDFFRSRAVEVREARREGPSLEEVFLGVTGSVPRKRKKGDRRP, from the coding sequence ATGGGAACTGACGGGGCCGCCTTCGAGGTCCGGGAACTGACGAAGGATTTCGGCCCTCTCCGGGCCGTCGACGGTCTTTCCTTCGCCGTCGCTCCCGGCGAGATCTTCGGCTTTCTGGGGCCGAACGGGGCGGGGAAGACGACGACGATCCGCATGCTGACGGGGCTGGCCCGCCCCACGGCGGGACGGATCTTCTTTTTCGGCCGGGAGCGGACCGGCGACATCAAGGGAGCCCAGCATCTCATGGGCATCGTCGCCGACGACGACAATCTCTATCCCGAGATGACGGGCCGGGCCAATCTGGAGTTCTGCGGCGCCCTCTACGGCATGGAACGCGGCGAGCGCCGCGAACGGGCCGGAGAGCTTCTGGAGCGTTTCGGCCTCGCTCCGGCGGCGGAAAGGCGCTTCGGGGCCTATTCGAAGGGGATGCGGCGCCGCCTCGTCCTGGCGGCGGCCCTCATCCACCGGCCGCCGATCCTCTTTCTCGACGAGCCGACGACGGGCATCGACGTGGCCAGCGCCCGTTCCATCCGCTCCCTCCTCGACGCGATGCGCCGCGAGGGGACGACGATCTTCCTCACGACGCACTACATCGAGGAGGCCCAGCGCCTCTGCGACCGCATCGCCTTCATCGCCGAGGGGCGCCTGGCCGCCCTGGGGACGACGGAAGACCTCCTGGCCTCGGCGCGTGAGGACAACGCCGTCGATTTCGTCCTGGCCGGACCGGCCGCTCCCCTGAAGGAGGCGCTGGAAGAGGCCTTCCCCGGCGTGACCTGCCGGGCCGAGGGGGGAACGCTCTTCGTCCGCTCCGCCCGCTCCCTCGGCCTGGAGCCTTTCATGGACTTTTTCCGCTCCCGCGCCGTCGAGGTCCGCGAGGCCCGCCGCGAGGGTCCCTCGCTGGAGGAGGTCTTTCTCGGCGTCACCGGCTCGGTCCCGCGGAAGAGGAAGAAAGGAGATCGCAGGCCATGA
- a CDS encoding ABC transporter permease — translation MKNLIAFRAILAKDMRTYYLKPPNLSWGLIFPLAWTLMFFLRSQGPVDIRALLPGVMTLSILFGTTSMLAVTVTFERKGKSFERLLQAPLPLGLLVLAKTSGAIVFGVANALVPLVLAALYAPLGRVDVALLLTAAFLLAFASAFMGLFVAVSVQEVFEAQTLSNFFRFPMVFLCGLFLPLDRIPFPLRGLAYVLPPTYGADLLRRALGEGSLFPAATALAALAGLCLALTFACLRAIGRRWID, via the coding sequence ATGAAGAACCTCATCGCCTTCCGGGCCATCCTGGCCAAGGACATGAGGACCTACTACCTCAAGCCGCCCAACCTGAGCTGGGGCCTCATCTTCCCCCTGGCCTGGACCCTCATGTTCTTCCTCCGCTCCCAGGGCCCCGTCGATATCCGGGCCCTGCTGCCCGGCGTCATGACTCTCTCCATCCTCTTCGGCACCACGTCCATGCTGGCCGTGACGGTCACCTTCGAGCGCAAGGGGAAGAGCTTCGAGAGGCTCCTCCAGGCGCCTCTCCCCCTGGGGCTCCTCGTCCTGGCCAAGACGTCGGGGGCCATCGTCTTCGGCGTCGCCAACGCCCTCGTCCCTCTCGTCCTGGCCGCCCTCTACGCCCCTCTCGGGCGGGTCGACGTCGCCCTCCTGCTGACCGCCGCCTTCCTGCTCGCCTTCGCGTCGGCCTTCATGGGGCTTTTCGTCGCCGTCTCCGTCCAGGAGGTCTTCGAGGCCCAGACCCTTTCCAACTTCTTCCGCTTCCCCATGGTCTTCCTCTGCGGCCTCTTTCTGCCCCTGGATCGGATTCCCTTTCCCCTTCGGGGGCTGGCCTACGTCCTGCCGCCGACGTACGGCGCCGATCTCCTGCGGAGGGCCCTGGGAGAGGGGAGCCTCTTCCCGGCGGCAACGGCCCTGGCGGCCCTGGCGGGGCTCTGCCTGGCCCTGACCTTCGCCTGCCTGAGAGCCATCGGGCGGCGCTGGATCGACTAG
- a CDS encoding DUF1847 domain-containing protein — MRCHSCDAKGCSREHPCRPTDSLPLYSDEERKIMIAAAEVEALYYGELNRLQEIREFARRLGVKRLGMAFCVGLADEARLIGEAFEAFGFDVRSVCCKVGGLTKEELSMPRRPWVGTVSCNPAEQARILDDEGCGLLVVVGLCVGHDTLFYRHAKAPVTTLVTKDRRLGHNPVAAVTCPYIRKRLGEEVPERRA; from the coding sequence ATGCGCTGCCACAGCTGCGACGCAAAGGGGTGCTCCCGGGAGCACCCCTGCCGTCCCACCGACAGCCTGCCCCTCTACAGCGACGAGGAGCGGAAGATCATGATCGCCGCCGCCGAAGTGGAGGCCCTCTACTACGGCGAGCTGAACCGCCTCCAGGAGATCCGGGAATTCGCCCGCCGCCTCGGCGTGAAACGGCTGGGAATGGCCTTCTGCGTCGGCCTCGCCGACGAGGCCCGGCTCATCGGCGAGGCCTTCGAGGCCTTCGGGTTCGACGTCCGCTCCGTCTGCTGCAAGGTGGGGGGCCTCACCAAGGAGGAACTCTCCATGCCGCGCCGTCCCTGGGTCGGGACCGTCTCCTGCAACCCCGCCGAACAGGCGCGGATCCTCGACGACGAGGGCTGCGGCCTCCTCGTCGTCGTCGGCCTCTGCGTCGGCCACGACACCCTCTTCTACCGTCACGCCAAGGCCCCCGTGACGACTCTCGTCACCAAGGACCGCCGTCTGGGCCACAACCCCGTCGCCGCCGTCACCTGCCCCTACATCCGAAAACGTCTCGGCGAGGAGGTCCCCGAGCGCCGGGCCTAG